One window from the genome of Hydra vulgaris chromosome 02, alternate assembly HydraT2T_AEP encodes:
- the LOC136075704 gene encoding kinesin light chain 1-like — translation MSYSLLNSFIDKKYTIHELTQLTCKYFQKRNSSINTYLGLLENYFKVELNDVKDHMDCGNHFVFHFIYMFRTNRKRFSETFHNRTTSIHKLLVCKGLFEEAFEILKYIQSFNSETYGENNKNTLYTKHNIAKCLDDMAKYNEALKIYYSIEKIQTEILGINHPDTMTTKRNMAGCLMSMGKYDEALKIYYSVEKIETEILDNNHPDTITTKHNMATCLGDMGKYNEALKAFYSVDKIITEILGINHPDTMTTKCSMASCLNNMGKYNEALEIYYSVEKIQTEILKINHPSTMKTKHNIALCLNNMRKYNEALEIYYSVEKIQTEILGINHPSTMTTKHNIALCLSNMGKYNEALEIYYSVEKIETEILGINHPSTMTTKHNIAFLFEQNGKI, via the coding sequence ATGAGTTATTCTTTACTAAAcagttttattgataaaaaatatacaatacaCGAACTGACGCAGTTAacatgtaaatattttcaaaagagaAATTCAAGTATAAATACATATCTTGGTTTActcgaaaattattttaaagttgaattaaatGACGTAAAAGATCACATGGATTGCGGAAATcattttgttttccattttatCTATATGTTTCGTACAAACAGAAAGAGATTTTCGGAAACCTTCCATAATAGGACAACTTCTATTCATAAATTATTAGTATGCAAAGGTTTATTTGAAGAAGCATtcgaaatattaaaatatattcaaagttttaattcaGAAACTTAtggtgaaaataataaaaacacgctttatacaaaacataatattgcaAAGTGTTTGGACGATATGgcaaaatataacgaagctttaaaaatttattattctattgagaaaatacaaactgaaattttaggtatcaaccatccggaCACAATGACAACAAAACGTAATATGGCAGGCTGTTTAATGAGTATGGGAAAGTATGAcgaagctttaaaaatttattattctgttgagaaaattgaaactgaaattCTAGATAACAACCATCCCgatacaataacaacaaaacataatatggCAACCTGTTTAGgcgatatgggaaaatataacgaagcattaaaagcattttattctgttgataaaataataactgaaattttaggtatcaaccatccggaCACAATGACAACAAAATGTAGTATGGCAAGCTGTTTAAacaatatgggaaaatataacgaagctttagaaatttattattctgttgagaaaatacaaactgaaattttaaagatcaaccatccgtctacaatgaaaacaaaacataatatcgcactCTGTTTGAACAATATgagaaaatataacgaagctttagaaatttattattctgttgagaaaatacaaactgaaattttaggtatcaaccatccgtctacaatgacaacaaaacataatatcgcactCTGTTTGAgcaatatgggaaaatataacgaagctttagaaatttattattctgttgagaaaatagaaactgaaattttaggtatcaaccatccgtctacaatgacaacaaaacataatatcgcatTCTTGTTTGAACaaaatgggaaaatataa
- the LOC136075705 gene encoding uncharacterized protein LOC136075705 → MGKYNEALEIYYSVEKIQTEILGINHPSTMTTKHNIALCLDNMGKYNEALEIYYSVEKIKTEILGINHPSTMTTKHNIASCLDNIGKYNEALEIYYSVEKIQTEILGINHPSTMTTKHNIARCLNNMGKYNEALEIYYSVEKIETEILGINHPSTMTTKHNIALCLNKMGKYNEALEIYYSVEKIDTEILGINHPSTMTTKHNIALCLNKMGKYNEALEIYYSVEK, encoded by the coding sequence atgggaaaatataacgaagctttagaaatttattattctgttgagaaaatacaaactgaaattttaggtatcaaccatccgtctacaatgacaacaaaacataatatcgcactCTGTTTGGacaatatgggaaaatataacgaagctttagaaatttattattctgttgagaaaataaaaactgaaattttaggtatcaaccatccgtctacaatgacaacaaaacataatatcgcaagTTGTTTGGACAATAtaggaaaatataacgaagctttagaaatttattattctgttgagaaaatacaaactgaaattttaggtatcaaccatccgtctacaatgacaacaaaacataatatcgcaagGTGTTTGAacaatatgggaaaatataacgaagctttagaaatttattattctgttgagaaaatagaaactgaaattttaggtatcaaccatccgtctacaatgacaacaaaacataatatcgcactCTGTTTGAACaaaatgggaaaatataacgaagctttagaaatttattattctgttgagaaaatagatactgaaattttaggtatcaaccatccgtctacaatgacaacaaaacataatatcgcactCTGTTTGAACaaaatgggaaaatataacgaagctttagaaatttattattctgttgagaaatag
- the LOC136076633 gene encoding uncharacterized protein LOC136076633 gives MTTKHNIASCLDNIGKYNEALEIYYSVEKIQTEILGINHPSTMTTKHNIARCLNNMGKYNEALEIYYSVEKIETEILGINHPSTMTTKHNIALCLNNMGKYNEALEIYYSVEKIKTEILGINHPSTMKTNHNIARCLDNMGKYNEALEIYYSVEKIQTDILGINHPDTMTTKHNIALCLNNMGKYNEALEIYYSVEKIQTEILGINHPSTMKTKHNIARCLDNMGKYNEALEIYYSVEKIQTDILGINHPDTMTTKHNIALCLNNMGKYNEALEIYYSVEKIQTEILGINHPSTMTTKHNIARCLDNMGKYNEALEIYYSVEKIQTEILGINHPSTMTTKHNIARCLDNMGKYNKALEIYYSVEKIQTEILGINHPSTMTTKHNIARCLDNMGKYNEALEIYYSVEKIQTEILGINHPSTMTTKHNIALCLNNMGKYNEALEIYYSVRENTN, from the coding sequence atgacaacaaaacataatatcgcaagTTGTTTGGACAATAtaggaaaatataacgaagctttagaaatttattattctgttgagaaaatacaaactgaaattttaggtatcaaccatccgtctacaatgacaacaaaacataatatcgcaagGTGTTTGAacaatatgggaaaatataacgaagctttagaaatttattattctgttgagaaaatagaaactgaaattttaggtatcaaccatccgtctacaatgacaacaaaacataatatcgcactCTGTTTGAataatatgggaaaatataacgaagctttagaaatttattattctgttgagaaaataaaaactgaaattttaggtatcaaccatccgtctACAATGAAAACAAATCATAATATCGCAAGGTGTTTGGacaatatgggaaaatataacgaagctttagaaatttattattctgttgagaaAATACAAACTGATATTTTAGGTATAAACCATCCGGAcacaatgacaacaaaacataatatcgcactCTGTTTAAacaatatgggaaaatataacgaagctttagaaatttattattctgttgagaaaatacaaactgaaattttaggtatcaaccatccgtctacaatgaaaacaaaacataatatcgcaagGTGTTTGGacaatatgggaaaatataacgaagctttagaaatttattattctgttgagaaAATACAAACTGATATTTTAGGTATAAACCATCCGGAcacaatgacaacaaaacataatatcgcactCTGTTTAAacaatatgggaaaatataacgaagctttagaaatttattattctgttgagaaaatacaaactgaaattttaggtatcaaccatccgtctacaatgacaacaaaacataatatcgcaagGTGTTTGGacaatatgggaaaatataacgaagctttagaaatttattattctgttgagaaaatacaaactgaaattttaggtatcaaccatccgtctacaatgacaacaaaacataatatcgcaagGTGTTTGGacaatatgggaaaatataacaaagctttagaaatttattattctgttgagaaaatacaaactgaaattttaggtatcaaccatccgtctacaatgacaacaaaacataatatcgcaagGTGTTTGGacaatatgggaaaatataacgaagctttagaaatttattattctgttgagaaaatacaaactgaaattttaggtatcaaccatccgtctacaatgacaacaaaacataatatcgcactCTGTTTGAacaatatgggaaaatataatgaagctttagaaatttattattctgttcgagaaaatacaaactga
- the LOC136075706 gene encoding uncharacterized protein LOC136075706, whose protein sequence is MTTKHNIARCLNNMGKYNEALEIYSVEKIQTDILGINHPDTMTTKHNIALCLNNMGKYNEALEIYYSVEKIQTEILGINHPSTMKTKHNIARCLDNMGKYNEALEIYYSVEKIQTDILGINHPDTMTTKHNIALCLNNMGKYNEALEIYYSVEKIQTEILGINHLSTMTTKHNIARCLDNMGKYNEALEIYYSVEKIQTEILGINHPSTMTTKHNIARCLDNMGKYNEALEIYYSVEK, encoded by the coding sequence atgacaacaaaacataatatcgcaagGTGTTTGAacaatatgggaaaatataacgaagctttagaaatttattctGTTGAGAAAATACAAACTGATATTTTAGGTATAAACCATCCGGAcacaatgacaacaaaacataatatcgcactCTGTTTAAacaatatgggaaaatataacgaagctttagaaatttattattctgttgagaaaatacaaactgaaattttaggtatcaaccatccgtctacaatgaaaacaaaacataatatcgcaagGTGTTTGGacaatatgggaaaatataacgaagctttagaaatttattattctgttgagaaAATACAAACTGATATTTTAGGTATAAACCATCCGGAcacaatgacaacaaaacataatatcgcactCTGTTTAAacaatatgggaaaatataacgaagctttagaaatttattattctgttgagaaaatacaaactgaaattttaggtatcaaccatctgtctacaatgacaacaaaacataatatcgcaagGTGTTTGGacaatatgggaaaatataacgaagctttagaaatttattattctgttgagaaaatacaaactgaaattttaggtatcaaccatccgtctacaatgacaacaaaacataatatcgcaagGTGTTTGGacaatatgggaaaatataacgaagctttagaaatttattattctgttgagaaatag